TTCGCCTCCACGAGCTCCAGGACCGCCGTGTCGAACCGCTCGGCGATCTCCGTCAGCGTGTCACCGGACTTCACGACGTAGGTCCGAGGGCCGTCGGAGCGATCCTCGCCGTCACCGGCAGCCTGCTCACTTGTGGCCGCATCAGAGGACGTTGCCCGCGACTCGGTTGGCGGCGCGCTCGCCTGATCGCCATCGCCGCCACCGCCGTCCCCGCCGCAGGCGGCCGCAACCAGCCCGAGCACGATCACCAGGACCGCCCACCAACCGCTGCGACGTGCCCACATGCCGGACGCCTCTCCACCCGGGCGCACGGGACCGGGCTGTTCGCTCGGACGCAGTGCAAGTGTGCACCATCCTGTCGCCAACGGTCCATAAGCGCCGCTGATCGTGAGATGAAGCAGCCATCGCGGTATGTGATGACCCGCACGGTTACCGTTGTCCCGGCAACGTCACCACCGTCGCTGCGCGTCGCGGTGCCGGACGCCGTGACCGAATTCCGCCGGTGCGCCGGCGCCACGGACCCAGGATCGACGACGATGCGCGAACCGACGTCACCAGCTCCTCCCACGACGGCCACAACGACGTCACCATCGCGGCGCCGCCTCGTGGAGACCACGGGTGGCACCACGAGCGACGCGTTCCGGATCGCCGAGTGGGGGCTGCTGACCGGCGTCGCGCTCATCTGGGGATCGTCGTTCGTCTTCATCGCGATCGGGCTGGAGGCGCTCGCGCCAGGGGTCGTGACCATGGTGCGGGTCGCGCTCGGCGCGCTCACGCTGGGACTCGCGCCACGAGCGCGCACCGCGATCGACCGCGACGACTGGCCACGCGTCGCGTTGCTGGGCATGACCTGGGTCGCCGTGCCACTGAGCCTGTTCCCGATCGCGCAGCAATGGATCGACTCGTCCGTCGCCGGCATGATCAACGGCGCCGTGCCGATCACGACCGCCCTGTGGTCGACCGTGCTGCTGCGACGGCTGCCCGGCCGGATCCAGCTGCTCGGCATCGCGCTGGGGTTCGCCGGCGTGGTCGCCATCTTCCTACCGGAGCTGCG
The genomic region above belongs to Euzebyales bacterium and contains:
- a CDS encoding LysM domain-containing protein, whose amino-acid sequence is MWARRSGWWAVLVIVLGLVAAACGGDGGGGDGDQASAPPTESRATSSDAATSEQAAGDGEDRSDGPRTYVVKSGDTLTEIAERFDTAVLELVEANDIADPDIIDVGQELTIP